One Thermoplasmata archaeon DNA segment encodes these proteins:
- a CDS encoding site-specific integrase translates to MVQADPGSLCRWLRSKEKRGCQGETLRRYREIVRSCLQEMRRQGRSESPSRWRERDFDHLRLRAARSRWAFGILIDYARFAGNRITPLVSVPPRPFSQRVRWLDRSSMEGLIRSVRRDPALSLIVVLGLGQGLRRIEWRRLRVADVDLESGRILVRGKGRTVPKLVWMPVHPALPPIWKRFLARRDRLIARNQLRSDAPPVPPEAFIHWWRGRLVPYSLAGLDAWVGRLGRRLGTGAGAHRLSSHMLRRSGATLLEEVLLGSPHPSLDGVYRAIQSFLRHENLATTMRYLQENPARQRRALEQFGSALPWV, encoded by the coding sequence ATGGTCCAAGCCGACCCCGGCTCGCTCTGCCGTTGGCTGCGTTCGAAGGAAAAGCGTGGGTGTCAAGGCGAGACGCTCCGCCGGTATCGAGAGATCGTACGGTCCTGCCTACAGGAGATGCGCCGGCAAGGTCGGTCGGAATCCCCCAGCCGCTGGCGCGAGCGAGATTTTGACCACTTACGGCTCCGCGCCGCCCGGTCGCGTTGGGCCTTCGGGATCCTGATCGATTACGCGCGCTTTGCGGGAAACCGGATCACTCCGCTGGTCTCCGTTCCCCCACGCCCGTTCTCCCAGCGCGTTCGATGGCTCGATCGATCCAGTATGGAAGGGTTGATTCGATCCGTTCGAAGGGATCCCGCCCTTTCGCTGATCGTCGTGCTCGGGCTGGGCCAGGGCCTCCGCCGGATCGAATGGAGGAGGCTGCGGGTGGCGGACGTAGACCTGGAGTCCGGGCGCATTCTCGTGCGGGGAAAAGGACGCACCGTTCCGAAGCTCGTGTGGATGCCGGTCCATCCTGCATTGCCTCCGATATGGAAGAGGTTCCTAGCCCGACGCGATCGACTGATCGCGAGAAATCAACTTCGAAGCGACGCCCCGCCCGTGCCTCCAGAGGCGTTCATCCACTGGTGGCGCGGGAGGCTGGTCCCCTACTCGCTCGCCGGCCTGGACGCGTGGGTGGGACGGCTCGGGAGGCGATTGGGGACCGGAGCGGGGGCGCATCGGCTGAGCTCCCATATGCTTCGCCGCTCCGGAGCGACGCTCCTCGAGGAGGTACTCCTCGGATCCCCACATCCATCCCTCGACGGAGTGTATCGGGCCATCCAATCGTTCCTGCGGCACGAGAACCTCGCCACCACGATGCGATACCTCCAAGAGAACCCCGCACGTCAGCGGCGGGCTCTCGAGCAGTTCGGTTCGGCGCTCCCGTGGGTATAG
- the arsM gene encoding arsenite methyltransferase, whose translation MTDPATDADTVRAQVRERYAAQARSGEVVSGGSASSSCCGSSGGPCCDAGSQSLALGYSATDLNALPPGADLGLGCGTPGELADLRPGEVVVDLGSGAGIDCFIAARRVGRSGRVIGVDMTPEMLAKARDLAKTSGDLPVEFRLGEIEHLPVADESVDVVMSNCVINLVVDKGQVYREAFRILRPGGRIAIADVVATRPISAAMRADSDRWCSCSSGAIPSAEVSALLRSAGFADISIEIPSASKSPESLEGQDEIGVVAAAVRARKPGRN comes from the coding sequence GTGACCGATCCGGCGACCGACGCGGATACGGTCCGAGCCCAGGTCCGAGAGCGATACGCGGCCCAAGCAAGGAGCGGAGAGGTCGTCTCCGGGGGATCCGCCTCGTCCTCCTGCTGTGGGAGCAGCGGCGGCCCGTGCTGCGACGCCGGTTCCCAGTCGCTGGCACTCGGTTACTCGGCCACCGATCTGAACGCACTCCCGCCGGGTGCCGACCTCGGCCTGGGGTGCGGCACGCCCGGAGAACTCGCCGACCTCCGACCCGGCGAGGTCGTGGTCGATCTAGGGAGCGGAGCGGGGATCGACTGCTTCATCGCCGCCCGCCGTGTCGGGCGTAGCGGTCGGGTGATCGGGGTCGACATGACGCCCGAGATGCTGGCGAAGGCCCGCGACCTCGCAAAGACCTCCGGCGATCTGCCCGTAGAGTTTCGGCTGGGCGAGATCGAACACCTACCGGTCGCCGACGAGTCGGTGGACGTGGTGATGTCGAATTGCGTCATCAATCTCGTAGTCGACAAGGGCCAGGTCTATCGCGAAGCCTTTCGGATCCTTCGACCCGGGGGCCGGATCGCCATCGCGGATGTGGTCGCAACTCGTCCGATCTCCGCCGCCATGCGGGCCGACTCGGACCGATGGTGCTCCTGCTCTTCGGGGGCGATCCCCTCCGCGGAGGTCTCCGCCCTGTTGCGCTCCGCCGGCTTTGCCGACATATCGATCGAGATCCCGTCTGCGAGCAAGTCCCCGGAGTCCCTCGAAGGGCAGGACGAGATCGGAGTGGTGGCAGCGGCGGTCCGAGCGCGCAAGCCCGGAAGGAACTGA
- a CDS encoding low molecular weight phosphatase family protein — MSDRLVVFICVENACRSLMAEAMFNASPPPGWQATSAGTVPSPSPNPRTLPMLAEIGLALPDHPPRLLTKELMDRADLRVTMGCLDDASCPAHLKELELRDWGLRDPARLDDAGFREVRDDIRQRVGRLRLEISLHDRRLGRAPAASS; from the coding sequence GTGTCCGATCGACTGGTTGTTTTCATCTGCGTCGAGAACGCGTGCCGCTCGCTCATGGCCGAGGCGATGTTCAACGCGAGCCCGCCTCCCGGCTGGCAGGCGACCTCCGCGGGGACCGTGCCGTCGCCCTCTCCGAATCCACGAACCCTTCCCATGCTGGCCGAGATCGGCCTGGCGCTCCCCGACCATCCTCCGCGGCTGCTCACGAAGGAACTGATGGACCGCGCCGATCTGCGCGTGACGATGGGGTGCCTCGACGACGCGAGCTGTCCCGCACATCTCAAGGAGCTCGAGCTTCGCGATTGGGGCCTGCGCGATCCGGCGAGGTTGGACGATGCCGGGTTCCGTGAGGTCCGAGATGACATCCGGCAACGGGTGGGTCGCCTTCGGCTCGAGATATCGTTGCACGACCGAAGGCTCGGCCGTGCGCCGGCCGCCTCCTCGTGA
- a CDS encoding metalloregulator ArsR/SmtB family transcription factor, whose product MAGAKVELGLVPRLERLTGEDASCCVPEYRALSREVTHAQGFAQALTRARALSDRSRMTAVSLLRRRPELCACEIQAVLGVSHATVSHHMRVLSKAGIVQGHRKGKWMYYRLASAAGVDIP is encoded by the coding sequence ATGGCCGGAGCGAAGGTCGAACTAGGTCTGGTCCCTCGACTCGAACGACTCACGGGTGAGGACGCGAGCTGTTGCGTCCCGGAGTATCGCGCGCTCTCTCGTGAAGTGACCCATGCGCAGGGATTCGCGCAAGCCCTGACCCGAGCGCGGGCTCTCTCCGATAGGAGTCGAATGACCGCGGTCAGCCTCCTTCGCAGGCGCCCGGAGCTGTGTGCCTGCGAGATCCAGGCCGTCCTCGGGGTCTCCCATGCCACGGTCAGCCACCATATGAGGGTCCTGTCCAAAGCCGGGATCGTTCAGGGCCATCGGAAGGGGAAGTGGATGTACTATCGTCTCGCTTCGGCGGCGGGGGTCGACATCCCGTGA